A portion of the Cryptomeria japonica chromosome 5, Sugi_1.0, whole genome shotgun sequence genome contains these proteins:
- the LOC131066240 gene encoding cysteine-rich and transmembrane domain-containing protein WIH2, which produces MSYYNQQQPPVGVPPPQGYAPDAYPKDAYPPPGYPQGYPQGYPPQGYPAQGYPQGGYGQPAPPQYQQQQQQSSGPSFMEGCLAAVCCCCLLDACF; this is translated from the exons ATGAGTTACTACAATCAACAGCAGCCTCCTGTTGGAGTTCCTCCTCCTCAAG GTTATGCTCCAGATGCCTATCCAAAAGATGCTTACCCTCCACCAGGCTACCCTCAAGGATATCCTCAGGGTTATCCTCCTCAAGGTTATCCCGCTCAAGGATATCCTCAGGGTGGTTATGGACAACCAGCACCACCTCAGTATCAGCAGCAACAACAACAGAGCAGCGGCCCTTCCTTTATGGAAGGATG TTTGGCTGCCGTCTGCTGCTGTTGCCTGCTTGATGCATGCTTTTGA